One Variibacter gotjawalensis genomic window, CGGCGGCCTCGCACTCACCGAGCCGGATTGCGGCACCGACCTGCAAGCGATCCGCACGCGGGCGGTGCGCGACGGCGATGACTACGTCATCAACGGCACGAAGACGTGGATCTCGAACGGCATCTACGGCTCGGCGTTTGCGGTGCTGGTGAAGACCGACCCGAAAGCCGAACCGCGCCATCGCGGCATGAGCATGTTCGTCTGCGACAAGGGTGAAGGCTTCTCAGCCTCGCGCAAGCTGGAAAAGATCGGCTACAAAGGCATCGACTCGGCCGAACTTGTCTTCGACAACTATCGTGTCCCGGCCGCGAACCTGATCGGCCTCGAAGAAGGCAAGGGCTTGCAGACGACGCTGGGCGGCCTCGAACTCGGCCGCATCAATGTCGCGGCGCGCGGCTGCGGCGTGGCGAAAGCTGCGCTCGATCTTTCGGTGAAATACGCGCAGGTGCGCAAGACATTCGGCAAGCCGATCGCCGAACATCAGGCGATCGCGATGAAACTTGCCGAGATGGCGATCCGCTCCGAGAGCGCGATCGCGCTCACCTACAACGCCGCGATCGCCTATGACGCCGGCCAGCGCTGCGACATGGAAGCCGGCATGGCGAAATACACGGCATCCGAAGCCGCGCTCGCCAACGCGACAGACGCGATGCGCATCCACGGCGCTTACGGCTACTCGAAGGAGTTCGATATCGAACGCCTCTATCGCGACGCGCCCTTGCTCTGCATCGGGGAAGGCACCAACGAGCTGCAGAAGATCATCATCGCGAAGCAGTTGGTCGAGCGAAATCCGGTCTGACGCGTGGCTTCGGTTACCGAACTGACGCAGCAGCTCCGCACGCTTGGCGTCGAGCCGGGGAGCGTGTTGCTAGTGCATGCGTCGTTCCGCGCCGTGCGCCCGGTCGATGACGGCCTGCGTGGTTTGATCGATGCGTTGCGCGCGGCAATTGGGCCGGAGGGGACGCTCGTCATGCCGTCGTGGACGGGTGACGACGCGACGCCGTTCGATCCGAAGAAGACGCCGGCCTCCGCGGATCTCGGTGTTCTCTGCGATACGTTTTGGCGGGAGCCTGGCGTTCTGCGTTCGGACCATCCGTTTGCGTTCGCGGCACAGGGTCCGCGGGCGGCCGAGATCGTTGCCGACCCTTTGCCGCTGCCGCCGCATAGTCCGGCAAGTCCGGTCGGACGCGTGCATGATCGCGACGGCCTAGTGCTGCGTCGGGTCCGACGCCAACACGACGCTCCACCTCGCCGGGTTGATCGCAAATGTTCCGTATCGTCTGCCCAAGCACATCACGATCCGCGAAAACGGGCAGCCGAAGCGCATCGCGTACGGCGAGAACGATCACTGCTGCGCGCGCTTTGTGCTCGCGGAGGATTGGCTTCGCGCCGAAGCTCTGATCCGCGCGGGCAGAGTCGGCAATGCGAATGCCAAGCTTATGCGCGCCCGCGATATCGTAGGCGTTGCGACGGCGCGGCTCGCCGACGATCCACTGATCTTTCTTCACCCGCCGGAAGCCGGCTGCGCTGAGTGCAACGAAGCGCGCGCGAGCGTGTGACGGCCTTTGCGATGCCGGGCCGTTATGCTCTAGTCCCGCCGCTGTCCGAACGGAGAACTATCGATGCTACGCACGGTCATCGCGGCCTTGTTGGGGCTTGCCGGCTGGACAGCGTCCGCCTTTGCGCAACCGATCCCGCCCGGCGACAGCCAGCAGAATGTGAACTTCGGCCGCCAAGTCTTGCGCGTCTTCACGTATCGTCCGAACTGCCAGAACCCGCAGCTTCTCGTCGTTTTTCACGGCCTTAACCGCAACGCCGAGAACTATCGGAAATCCGCGCAGCCGCTCGGCGATCAGCTTTGCATGATCGTAATCGCACCGGAATTCGACAAGGAGCGTTTCTCGTCCTCGGCGTATCAGCGTGGCGGCATCGTGCAGAAGCGCCGCGTCATGCCTTACAACGATTGGACTGTGCAATATGTGCCGGCGATCATCCGTTGGGCGCGGACGGTCGAGCAGCGGCTACTCGATGCTTATCTGATCGGACATTCGGGCGGCGGCCAATTCCTCAGCCGCGTTGCCGCGTTCATGCCCAATGATGCGCGGCGCATCGTCATCGCCAATCCGGGCACGCATGTCTTCCCGAATATGGCGGAAGCGCCGTTCGGCTTTGGCGGCGTCTATCCGCCTGGACAAGAAGAGGGACACATTCGCCGCTACCTCGCGG contains:
- a CDS encoding acyl-CoA dehydrogenase family protein, which translates into the protein MSTAARKNTLEEEGEILDAIGRWLERDVRPHVHALEKDDIYPVDMVEQMKSLGLFGATIGQEYGGLGLSATTYARIVQRVSETWMSLSGIFNSHLIMSACVERVGTEEQKRRLLPKFASGEVRGGLALTEPDCGTDLQAIRTRAVRDGDDYVINGTKTWISNGIYGSAFAVLVKTDPKAEPRHRGMSMFVCDKGEGFSASRKLEKIGYKGIDSAELVFDNYRVPAANLIGLEEGKGLQTTLGGLELGRINVAARGCGVAKAALDLSVKYAQVRKTFGKPIAEHQAIAMKLAEMAIRSESAIALTYNAAIAYDAGQRCDMEAGMAKYTASEAALANATDAMRIHGAYGYSKEFDIERLYRDAPLLCIGEGTNELQKIIIAKQLVERNPV